The Streptomyces sp. NBC_00691 genome has a segment encoding these proteins:
- a CDS encoding Leu/Phe/Val dehydrogenase: MTDVTGVPADVLHTLFHSEQGGHEQVVLCQDRATGLKAVIALHSTALGPALGGTRFYPYANEAAAIADALNLARGMSYKNAMAGLDHGGGKAVIIGDPEKIKTEELLLAYGRFVASLGGRYVTACDVGTYVADMDVVARENRWTTGRSPENGGAGDSSVLTAFGVFQGMRASAQTLWGDPTLRGRKVGVAGVGKVGHYLVEHLLEDGAEVVITDVREESVRRITDKHPQVTVVTDTEALIRVEGLDIYAPCALGGALNEETVPFITASIVCGAANNQLAHPGIEKDLVERGILYAPDYVVNAGGVIQVADELHGFDFDRCKAKATKIFDTTLEIFARAKADGIPPAAASDRIAEQRMADARRA, from the coding sequence GTGACCGATGTGACCGGCGTTCCTGCTGATGTACTGCACACTCTGTTCCACTCGGAGCAGGGTGGCCACGAGCAAGTCGTGCTCTGCCAGGACCGCGCCACCGGCCTCAAGGCCGTCATCGCCCTCCACTCCACCGCCCTGGGCCCCGCCCTCGGCGGCACCCGCTTCTACCCGTACGCCAACGAGGCCGCGGCGATCGCCGACGCCCTCAACCTGGCCCGCGGCATGTCGTACAAGAACGCCATGGCCGGTCTCGACCACGGAGGCGGCAAGGCCGTCATCATCGGCGACCCGGAGAAGATCAAGACCGAGGAGCTCCTCCTCGCCTACGGGCGCTTCGTCGCCTCGCTCGGCGGCCGGTACGTCACGGCCTGCGACGTCGGCACCTACGTCGCCGACATGGACGTCGTCGCCCGCGAGAACCGCTGGACCACCGGCCGCTCCCCCGAGAACGGCGGCGCCGGCGACTCCTCCGTCCTCACCGCCTTCGGCGTCTTCCAGGGCATGCGCGCCTCCGCGCAGACCCTCTGGGGCGACCCGACGCTGCGCGGCCGCAAGGTCGGCGTCGCGGGCGTCGGCAAGGTCGGCCACTACCTCGTCGAGCACCTCCTGGAGGACGGCGCCGAGGTCGTGATCACCGATGTGCGCGAGGAGTCGGTGCGCCGGATCACCGACAAGCACCCGCAGGTCACCGTCGTCACCGACACCGAGGCGCTGATCCGCGTCGAGGGTCTCGACATCTACGCGCCCTGCGCGCTCGGCGGCGCCCTGAACGAGGAGACCGTCCCGTTCATCACCGCGAGCATCGTCTGCGGCGCGGCCAACAACCAGCTCGCCCATCCGGGCATCGAGAAGGACCTCGTCGAGCGCGGGATCCTCTACGCGCCCGACTACGTGGTCAACGCCGGTGGCGTGATCCAGGTCGCCGACGAGCTGCACGGCTTCGACTTCGACCGCTGCAAGGCGAAGGCGACGAAGATCTTCGACACCACGCTCGAGATCTTCGCACGTGCGAAGGCCGATGGGATTCCGCCGGCCGCGGCGTCCGACCGGATCGCCGAGCAGCGCATGGCGGACGCGCGACGCGCCTAG
- the bldC gene encoding developmental transcriptional regulator BldC translates to MTARTPDAEPLLTPAEVATMFRVDPKTVTRWAKAGKLTSIRTLGGHRRYREAEVRALLAGIPQQRSEA, encoded by the coding sequence ATGACCGCTCGCACCCCTGATGCCGAGCCGCTGCTGACCCCTGCCGAGGTTGCCACGATGTTCCGCGTGGACCCGAAGACGGTGACCCGTTGGGCGAAGGCCGGGAAGCTCACGTCCATCCGCACCCTGGGTGGGCACCGCCGGTACCGCGAAGCTGAGGTTCGCGCGCTGCTGGCGGGTATTCCGCAGCAGCGCAGCGAGGCCTGA
- a CDS encoding DUF6274 family protein, giving the protein MAAASAARHETRALLRAHLAAASRYGHLTRHCVVCHRLLRLSMDLPEPEGPEEEPEGAGEAAEGAWETPEEAPAGPEGVSRPGEGPAGRADARGDESPTDP; this is encoded by the coding sequence ATGGCCGCGGCGTCCGCAGCACGGCACGAGACGAGAGCACTGCTGCGCGCCCATCTGGCGGCCGCGTCCCGGTACGGACACCTCACCCGCCATTGCGTGGTCTGTCATCGCCTTCTGCGGCTCTCCATGGACCTTCCGGAGCCCGAGGGGCCGGAGGAGGAGCCGGAGGGGGCCGGGGAAGCGGCGGAGGGGGCCTGGGAGACGCCGGAGGAGGCGCCGGCCGGGCCGGAAGGCGTGAGCCGGCCGGGAGAGGGGCCCGCGGGGCGGGCGGACGCCCGTGGGGACGAAAGTCCCACCGACCCATGA